The DNA region CCAGTCGGAGCATGGCCAGCGGAGTCCGGCAGAGCAGTTTCAGATCGGTGGCCAGGGAGAGGGTGTCCACATACACCAGATCCAGCTCGGCCTTTCGGCGTGACTGGTCGATCGTGCCGAACTCCAGATAGCGTGGCGACAGCTGGCAGAGGCCGGTCAGGCCGGGCCTGACGAGATGGCGACGGGAATAGCCAGGGATCTGGGCGGAAAGCGCACGGGCGATCTCCCATGGCTCGGGGCGCGGCCCGACCAGACTCATCTCACCTCGGAGAACATTGAACAGCTGGGGCAGCTCGTCCAGCCGGAAGCGGCGAAGGAAACGGCCGCAGCGTGTGATCCGTGGATCCGCGTGGTAGGTCCAGCCCTCGAAGAGCGCGCCCGGCGGCGCGCTCACGCCGGCGGTCATGGTGCGCAGCTTGAAGAGAATGAAGCGCCTGCCCTGATGTCCCATCCTGGCCTGGCTGTACAGCACGGGCCGGCCGCTGTCAAGCAGCACCACCAGGCCCAGCAGACACAGCAGGGGCAGCCAGAGCGGCAGGGTCAGCAAGACCAGCAGGCTGTCCAGGGTCCGCTTGCCCCAGTGGAAGTACCAGCCCGAAGGAAGCGGCACGACCTGGGGCGCGGCGTTGGAAAGATCCGATTGATGAACAGCCATGGGGCCCAAGATGACAATTCGTGAGCGGGATGCCAGCGGTGGCATGATCCGTGTCACAGATCCCTCATCCTCTTCAGGAGAATCTCCGCATGGCGAACACCCGCAGTGAAGATGCAGGGGCATTGCGCACCCGGGCCAGTCTGAACGAGACACGGGGCAACCTGGACCTGGGACAGCACCTCCGTTCCCAGCTTGCCCTGAAGCCCACCAGCCGATTGCTGGATCTGGGGTGCGGAACCGGGCATCTGCTGCGTGCCTGCTGTCGGGACCTGGGCGTGGGCGGATGCTGCTGGGCACTTGATCTGTCACGCGAAAGCCTGAATGAGCTGGAACGCACGCTGGTGCCGCAGTTTCCCATGATCAGGCCGCTGGTACTGTCCATGGACCGCCTGGTCGACCCGGCCTGCCAACCGGAGCTCCGCGAGCTGACCCATCTGGTTTCAGCTTATGCGCTGTACTACAGCGAAAACCCCGACGCACTGCTGGACGCACTGCACTCACGGCTGGCGCCCGGTGGACTCCTGCTGGTCGCGGGACCCTGCAAGGGCAACAATCGCGAGTGGTTTCAGCTGCTGGAATCCGCAGGACTGGAGATTCCCGAAGGCATACGTCGGATCACGGAAGAGTTCATGGACCGCCGTCTGCCCGTCGCGGGGCGCAAGCTGTTCGCGACGGTGGAAGAGCACCGCCTGTCGAATCCGGTGGTCATTGGCGATGCCGACAGCCTGCAGGCCTACTGGCGCAGCAACATCTATCATGATCCAGACCGCGATGCGCAGGTCTGCCGCTGCATCCGCGAGCACTTCCGCAGCAACTCCGACTTCACCATCACCAAGCGAATCTCGGTGATCCGAATGATCAAATCCCAAGGAGAACCAGATGGCTGAGGGATTTCCCTGGTTCAGTCCGGACGGCTATCGACGCATTCTTGAACGGGCACTCGAGCTGGGTTATCGGATCCAGTGTTTCCGCGATTTTCTGCCCGGCC from Candidatus Delongbacteria bacterium includes:
- a CDS encoding sugar transferase, which produces MAVHQSDLSNAAPQVVPLPSGWYFHWGKRTLDSLLVLLTLPLWLPLLCLLGLVVLLDSGRPVLYSQARMGHQGRRFILFKLRTMTAGVSAPPGALFEGWTYHADPRITRCGRFLRRFRLDELPQLFNVLRGEMSLVGPRPEPWEIARALSAQIPGYSRRHLVRPGLTGLCQLSPRYLEFGTIDQSRRKAELDLVYVDTLSLATDLKLLCRTPLAMLRLGGVS
- a CDS encoding class I SAM-dependent methyltransferase: MANTRSEDAGALRTRASLNETRGNLDLGQHLRSQLALKPTSRLLDLGCGTGHLLRACCRDLGVGGCCWALDLSRESLNELERTLVPQFPMIRPLVLSMDRLVDPACQPELRELTHLVSAYALYYSENPDALLDALHSRLAPGGLLLVAGPCKGNNREWFQLLESAGLEIPEGIRRITEEFMDRRLPVAGRKLFATVEEHRLSNPVVIGDADSLQAYWRSNIYHDPDRDAQVCRCIREHFRSNSDFTITKRISVIRMIKSQGEPDG